One genomic segment of Streptomyces liangshanensis includes these proteins:
- a CDS encoding ABC transporter ATP-binding protein yields the protein MIEAIGLTKRYGAKTAVHNLSFQVRPGTVTGFLGPNGSGKSTTMRMILGLDQPTAGQVTVGGHPFRQLPNAPRQVGALLDAKAVHGGRTARTHLLSLAQLSGIPAARVDEVLGVVGLQDVARRRSKGFSLGMGQRLGIAAALLGDPQVLLFDEPVNGLDPEGILWVRNLMKRLASEGRTVFVSSHLMSEMAVTADHLIVIGRGQLLADMSVTDFISANSADFARVRTAPIDPPRREKLTAALTEAGGQVLSEPDGALRVTGLPLPRISDLAHEADVRVWELSPHQASLEEAYMRMTQSVVDYRSTSDALEGFQPPQQQGWGQHQGYGTPAPPVVQEAPQQGWYAPPPPGQNPYATTPPAGAPAPAVPAAAPAPAPAAPPVAPAAPMAPAAPAVQTTKRDSNEDAR from the coding sequence GCCCGGCACCGTGACCGGGTTCCTGGGCCCCAACGGTTCCGGCAAGTCCACAACGATGCGGATGATCCTCGGGCTCGACCAGCCCACGGCCGGGCAGGTCACGGTCGGCGGCCATCCCTTCCGGCAGTTGCCGAACGCGCCGCGCCAGGTCGGCGCGCTGCTCGACGCCAAGGCCGTGCACGGCGGCCGCACCGCCCGTACTCACCTGCTGTCGCTGGCCCAGCTGTCGGGCATCCCGGCCGCCCGGGTCGACGAGGTCCTCGGGGTCGTCGGCCTCCAGGACGTGGCACGGCGGCGCTCCAAGGGCTTCTCGCTCGGCATGGGCCAGCGGCTCGGCATCGCGGCGGCGCTGCTCGGCGACCCGCAGGTGCTGCTGTTCGACGAGCCGGTCAACGGTCTCGACCCCGAGGGCATCCTCTGGGTCCGCAACCTGATGAAGCGGCTGGCCTCCGAGGGCCGTACGGTCTTCGTCTCCTCGCACCTGATGAGCGAGATGGCCGTCACCGCCGACCACCTGATCGTGATCGGGCGCGGGCAGCTGCTCGCCGACATGAGCGTCACGGACTTCATCTCCGCCAACTCCGCGGACTTCGCGCGGGTGCGGACCGCGCCGATCGACCCGCCGCGGCGCGAGAAGCTGACGGCGGCGCTGACGGAGGCGGGCGGCCAGGTGCTGTCCGAGCCGGACGGCGCGCTGCGCGTCACGGGGCTGCCGCTCCCCCGGATCAGCGACCTCGCGCACGAGGCGGACGTACGGGTCTGGGAACTGTCGCCGCACCAGGCCTCCCTGGAGGAGGCGTACATGCGGATGACGCAGAGCGTGGTGGACTACCGCTCGACGTCGGACGCCCTGGAGGGCTTCCAGCCGCCGCAGCAGCAGGGCTGGGGTCAGCACCAGGGGTACGGCACCCCGGCGCCGCCGGTGGTCCAGGAGGCGCCGCAGCAGGGCTGGTACGCGCCGCCGCCGCCCGGACAGAACCCGTACGCGACGACGCCGCCCGCGGGGGCGCCGGCCCCCGCCGTACCGGCCGCGGCTCCCGCGCCGGCCCCGGCCGCTCCTCCCGTAGCCCCCGCGGCCCCCATGGCTCCGGCCGCCCCGGCCGTTCAGACGACGAAGCGCGACAGCAACGAGGACGCCCGATGA
- a CDS encoding ABC transporter permease subunit — protein MTTPYQQHAPQQPAPQWGAGPVGGYVSPIPVRRATLGDAVASEWTKLRSVRSTMWTLGVMLVLMVGIGTLTAWVVSASSTESINDDVLTLGFFGVLLGSICVITLGVLTISSEYSTGMIRTTLTACPSRVRVLGAKSLVFFLLIFVLVVVTTALVGALQVAITDAPSPSGEVWFRSTVGVSLFVATLGLLSLAVGALIRHSAGAITIMIGVVLLPLVLAMFMFADSLDGLRDALFNYSIPNMLAALYDNTGVSTDSSGPTGWLPLWIMIGVTVVAMTGAFFSLDRRDV, from the coding sequence ATGACGACCCCGTACCAGCAGCACGCTCCGCAGCAGCCGGCCCCGCAGTGGGGCGCGGGCCCGGTGGGCGGTTACGTCTCCCCGATCCCCGTGCGGCGTGCCACGCTCGGCGACGCCGTGGCGTCCGAGTGGACCAAGCTCCGGTCCGTACGTTCCACGATGTGGACCCTCGGCGTGATGCTCGTCCTGATGGTCGGCATCGGAACGCTCACCGCCTGGGTGGTCTCCGCCTCGTCCACCGAGTCGATCAACGACGACGTGCTGACCCTCGGCTTCTTCGGGGTGCTGCTCGGCTCGATCTGTGTGATCACGCTCGGCGTGCTGACCATCTCGTCCGAGTACTCGACCGGCATGATCCGTACGACCCTGACGGCGTGCCCGAGCCGGGTCCGGGTGCTCGGCGCGAAGTCGCTGGTCTTCTTTCTGCTGATCTTCGTGCTGGTCGTGGTCACCACGGCGCTGGTGGGCGCGCTCCAGGTGGCGATCACCGACGCCCCCTCGCCCTCCGGCGAGGTGTGGTTCCGCTCGACGGTCGGCGTCAGCCTCTTCGTCGCGACGCTGGGGCTGTTGTCGCTGGCCGTCGGGGCGCTGATCCGGCACTCCGCGGGCGCGATCACGATCATGATCGGTGTGGTCCTGCTGCCGCTGGTGCTGGCGATGTTCATGTTCGCCGACTCGCTCGACGGGCTGCGGGACGCGCTGTTCAACTACTCGATCCCCAACATGCTCGCGGCGCTCTACGACAACACGGGCGTCTCCACCGACAGCTCGGGACCGACCGGCTGGCTGCCGCTGTGGATCATGATCGGCGTGACGGTGGTCGCGATGACGGGCGCGTTCTTCTCGCTGGACCGGCGCGACGTCTGA
- a CDS encoding ATP/GTP-binding protein, translated as MSPRRNRPKGGEKPTEPAGEAGDRYGGFQRTEGWQGEQWSVRHVAGASAAGKRYRCPGCDQEIPSGVAHVVAWPEYGGVEDRRHWHQACWNAKDRRTSRVQRSRNAPRY; from the coding sequence GTGTCCCCGCGCCGCAACCGCCCCAAAGGCGGCGAGAAACCGACCGAACCCGCCGGCGAAGCGGGGGACCGGTACGGCGGTTTCCAGCGCACGGAGGGCTGGCAGGGCGAGCAGTGGTCCGTGCGCCACGTCGCCGGCGCGAGCGCGGCCGGCAAGCGCTACCGCTGCCCCGGGTGCGACCAGGAGATCCCCTCCGGGGTCGCGCACGTGGTGGCCTGGCCCGAGTACGGCGGGGTGGAGGACCGGCGGCACTGGCACCAGGCGTGCTGGAACGCCAAGGACCGCCGCACCTCGCGGGTGCAGCGGTCCCGTAACGCGCCCCGCTACTGA
- a CDS encoding LLM class flavin-dependent oxidoreductase gives MRVGAFVLAAQFPGQGQGEALHRAVRTAEVGEESGLDSVWLAEHHFVPYGVCPSAVTLAGLLLGRTRRLRVGTAVSVLPNVHPVALGEQAALLHLVSGGRFSLGVGRGGPWVDLEVFGNGLRAFEEDFPESLDLLLRWLRESRVGAAGDRFGFREVAVVPRPDELMDAPAPEVVVACTSPRSVQLAGERGLPMLLGMHSGDDEKAEMVALWRTHARAAGHDPEASHVSAGVAQIADTDAEARESLVKAMPGWLRQGLGAHVTVDGRERTMRDPVGYTELLCGMHPVGSPRLAADRLAATAERTGITRFALLVEGSGDLASTEGNVRRLGADVLPLLT, from the coding sequence ATGCGTGTGGGAGCTTTTGTGCTCGCGGCCCAGTTCCCGGGCCAGGGACAGGGTGAGGCGCTGCACCGGGCGGTGCGTACCGCCGAGGTCGGCGAGGAGTCCGGCCTGGACTCGGTCTGGCTGGCCGAGCACCACTTCGTGCCGTACGGCGTGTGCCCGTCGGCCGTCACCCTGGCCGGGCTGCTGCTCGGCAGGACCCGGCGCCTCAGGGTGGGTACGGCGGTCAGCGTGTTGCCGAACGTGCATCCGGTCGCCCTCGGCGAGCAGGCCGCGCTGCTGCACCTGGTCTCCGGGGGCCGGTTCTCGCTCGGGGTGGGCCGGGGCGGTCCCTGGGTGGACCTGGAGGTGTTCGGCAACGGCCTACGGGCGTTCGAGGAGGACTTCCCCGAGTCCCTCGACCTGCTGCTGCGCTGGCTGCGCGAGAGCCGCGTCGGGGCGGCGGGCGACCGGTTCGGTTTCCGTGAGGTCGCCGTCGTACCGCGGCCGGACGAGCTGATGGACGCGCCGGCCCCGGAGGTCGTCGTGGCGTGCACCTCGCCCCGGAGCGTCCAGCTGGCGGGCGAACGCGGCCTGCCGATGCTCCTGGGCATGCACTCGGGCGACGACGAGAAGGCGGAGATGGTCGCCCTGTGGCGTACGCACGCCCGCGCGGCCGGGCACGATCCGGAGGCCTCGCACGTGTCGGCGGGGGTCGCGCAGATCGCGGACACGGACGCGGAGGCGAGGGAGAGCCTCGTCAAGGCGATGCCCGGCTGGCTGCGGCAGGGGCTCGGCGCCCATGTGACCGTGGACGGCCGGGAAAGGACCATGCGGGACCCGGTCGGCTACACGGAACTGCTCTGCGGCATGCACCCGGTGGGCTCCCCCCGGCTCGCCGCCGACCGGCTGGCGGCCACGGCGGAACGTACCGGCATCACGCGCTTCGCGCTGCTCGTCGAGGGCTCCGGCGACCTGGCGTCGACGGAGGGGAACGTACGGCGGCTCGGAGCGGACGTACTCCCCCTGCTGACGTAG
- a CDS encoding SCO5389 family protein: MSLDVSPALLEQAERGEVDEAAFVDCVRTSLPYAWEMISSLVAQLKVDGGQFADNQTPPPDEQARGQLLRALASDAIRGALQRHFGVRLAFQNCHRVAVFPLDPSVDERLARFTSIRGQLLNQSPELRDC, from the coding sequence ATGTCGCTCGACGTCTCACCGGCACTGTTGGAACAGGCCGAGCGAGGCGAGGTCGACGAAGCGGCTTTCGTCGACTGCGTCCGGACCTCCCTGCCCTACGCGTGGGAGATGATCAGTTCTCTGGTGGCTCAGCTGAAGGTGGACGGTGGACAGTTCGCCGACAACCAGACGCCGCCGCCGGACGAGCAGGCACGTGGTCAGTTGCTGCGCGCCCTCGCGAGTGATGCCATTCGCGGAGCGCTCCAGCGCCACTTCGGAGTGCGTCTCGCCTTCCAGAACTGCCATCGTGTCGCGGTGTTCCCGCTGGATCCCTCGGTCGACGAGCGGCTGGCCCGATTCACCTCGATACGCGGCCAGTTGCTCAACCAGTCCCCCGAACTCCGGGACTGCTGA
- the nucS gene encoding endonuclease NucS: MRLVIARCSVDYAGRLTAHLPSAPRLILVKADGSVSIHADDRAYKPLNWMSPPCTLKEDDGTWTVVNKAGEKLIITMEEVLHDSSHELGVDPGLIKDGVEAHLQELLADRIETLGEGYTLIRREYPTAIGPVDILCRDADGATVAVELKRRGDIDGVEQLTRYLELLNRDPHLAPVKGVFAAQEIKPQARVLATDRGIGCLVLDYNAMRGIEDDKLRLF, translated from the coding sequence ATGCGTCTCGTCATTGCCCGCTGCTCCGTGGACTACGCGGGCCGGCTCACCGCCCACCTGCCCTCCGCGCCCCGCCTCATCCTGGTCAAAGCCGACGGCAGTGTGTCGATCCACGCCGACGACCGGGCGTACAAACCCCTCAACTGGATGTCGCCGCCCTGCACCCTCAAAGAGGATGACGGCACTTGGACGGTGGTGAACAAAGCGGGCGAGAAACTGATCATCACGATGGAGGAGGTCCTCCACGACTCGTCCCACGAACTCGGTGTCGACCCCGGCCTGATCAAGGACGGCGTCGAGGCCCACCTCCAGGAGCTGCTCGCCGACCGCATCGAGACGCTCGGCGAGGGCTACACCCTGATCCGCCGCGAGTACCCGACGGCCATCGGCCCGGTGGACATCCTGTGCCGGGACGCGGACGGCGCGACGGTGGCGGTGGAACTGAAGCGGCGCGGCGACATCGACGGCGTGGAACAGCTCACCCGCTACCTCGAACTCCTCAACCGCGACCCCCACCTGGCCCCGGTGAAGGGCGTCTTCGCGGCCCAGGAGATCAAACCCCAGGCCCGAGTCCTCGCCACGGACCGAGGCATCGGCTGCCTGGTCCTGGACTACAACGCGATGCGAGGCATCGAGGACGACAAACTCCGCCTGTTCTGA
- a CDS encoding ATP-binding protein, whose protein sequence is MDPMSRGAEEQHGHDGEGAAGSADEQRPSREPLTPPQGHIKGAGATTPVPARTVQLISGDFLLTVNPVDGTEIEPCPPGRKPAAPIRRSATERTALQRAGRPPVPPGPAAPPLPLLERGAEHKELVELLGRGRSVRLTGQPGSGRTALIEAVGAECADLAPDGVVRLSGHRRTTTELLYDLYAAVYRIELSRPDRAALLERVHGIGAVVLLDDLEIGGEALDELLAATPECAYLLATAPEADPPSATARLHEVLLGGIGRGGSLEVMERAVDRPLTDEEANWAGDLWFESEGLPLRFVQAGALLRQRDVLRGASAEAIDDFEPFAEATGDVPLVVGLGTADGYDPPLPTVGEGAAPAALLASRLSESARATLRFAVALGGEVPHQAHLPALIGDTHADAALGELMACALISPVGTRYRLATGVAVQLEAEGYSEDAVSHAHTAAQHYAWWSAHPSVTPERAAAEADAILAAMAPLVTSPEAGHASAAVLLARSAAPAFLAGLHWGAWERALRSGSEAARLAGEVAEEAYFHHELGVLALCVGNLERARAELEASIGMRGAVADRSGTVAGRRALALVTDREGGLTGMPGLSGFGVPGNAFGARTTPGDAPPTTPKALALGGGSAGVAALPALPSSAGNNMLVTRNDTPVGGTPTVAVPPSGRGRRRRAVFGGARRNLVAAGTGAVLAAVLGTVVTLGATSNNDNNQLDHGTPGQSLEPDDGDGGVQQDQPGTGSTNRPIGGNAAAPGEAAPPSPTGTGTPSGTPTTTDTPSPTTSSTSTPPDDDPSTPTKSPTKSPSHPTTPSDTPSETPSDTPSDTPSDPPSETPSSDSTPPTASSSQPSLSAGTPTSTQTTQGGVIA, encoded by the coding sequence ATGGACCCGATGAGCCGGGGAGCGGAAGAACAACACGGCCACGACGGCGAAGGCGCCGCCGGGAGCGCCGACGAGCAGCGGCCGTCGCGTGAGCCCCTCACCCCACCCCAGGGACACATCAAGGGCGCGGGCGCGACCACGCCTGTCCCCGCCCGTACCGTCCAGCTGATATCGGGCGACTTCCTGCTCACCGTCAACCCGGTCGACGGCACGGAGATAGAGCCCTGCCCGCCGGGCCGCAAACCCGCCGCACCCATCCGGCGCAGCGCCACCGAGCGCACCGCCCTCCAGCGCGCCGGCCGCCCGCCCGTCCCGCCGGGGCCCGCCGCGCCGCCCCTCCCGCTCCTGGAGCGCGGCGCCGAGCACAAGGAACTGGTCGAGCTGCTCGGCCGCGGCCGTTCCGTACGACTCACAGGACAGCCCGGATCCGGCCGCACCGCGCTCATCGAGGCCGTCGGCGCCGAGTGCGCGGACCTCGCGCCGGACGGAGTCGTCCGGCTCTCCGGACACCGCCGCACCACCACCGAGCTGCTGTACGACCTGTACGCCGCCGTCTACCGCATCGAGCTCTCCCGCCCCGACCGGGCCGCCCTGCTCGAACGCGTCCACGGCATCGGGGCCGTCGTCCTCCTCGACGACCTGGAGATCGGCGGGGAGGCCCTCGACGAGCTGCTCGCCGCGACGCCCGAGTGCGCGTACCTGCTCGCCACCGCGCCCGAGGCCGACCCGCCGTCCGCCACCGCGCGCCTCCACGAGGTCCTGCTCGGCGGCATCGGCCGCGGGGGCTCGCTGGAAGTGATGGAACGCGCCGTCGACCGCCCCCTCACGGACGAGGAGGCGAACTGGGCGGGAGACCTCTGGTTCGAGTCCGAGGGGCTGCCCCTGCGCTTCGTCCAGGCGGGCGCGCTGCTGCGCCAGCGCGACGTCCTGCGCGGCGCGTCCGCCGAGGCGATCGACGACTTCGAGCCGTTCGCCGAGGCCACCGGGGACGTACCGCTCGTCGTGGGCCTCGGCACCGCCGACGGCTACGACCCGCCGCTGCCCACCGTCGGCGAGGGCGCCGCGCCCGCGGCCCTGCTCGCCTCCCGGCTGAGCGAGTCCGCCCGCGCCACCCTGCGCTTCGCCGTCGCGCTCGGCGGCGAGGTGCCGCACCAGGCGCACCTGCCCGCGCTGATCGGCGACACCCACGCGGACGCCGCCCTCGGCGAACTGATGGCGTGCGCGCTGATCTCGCCGGTCGGCACCCGCTACCGGCTGGCGACCGGCGTCGCCGTACAGCTGGAGGCGGAGGGGTACAGCGAGGACGCGGTGTCCCACGCCCACACGGCCGCCCAGCACTACGCCTGGTGGTCGGCGCACCCCTCGGTCACGCCGGAGCGCGCCGCCGCGGAGGCCGACGCGATCCTCGCCGCGATGGCGCCGCTGGTCACGAGCCCGGAGGCGGGGCACGCCAGCGCGGCGGTCCTGCTCGCCCGCAGCGCCGCGCCCGCGTTCCTGGCCGGGCTGCACTGGGGCGCCTGGGAGCGGGCCCTGCGGTCCGGCTCCGAGGCCGCCAGGCTGGCGGGGGAGGTCGCGGAAGAGGCGTACTTCCACCACGAGTTGGGCGTCCTGGCGCTGTGCGTGGGGAACCTGGAGCGGGCCCGCGCCGAGCTGGAGGCCTCGATCGGCATGCGGGGCGCGGTCGCCGACCGCAGCGGTACGGTCGCGGGGCGCCGCGCGCTGGCGCTGGTCACGGACCGCGAGGGCGGGCTGACCGGGATGCCGGGCCTGTCGGGCTTCGGGGTGCCGGGGAACGCGTTCGGCGCCCGTACGACCCCGGGCGACGCGCCGCCCACCACGCCCAAGGCGCTCGCGCTGGGCGGCGGCTCGGCGGGGGTGGCCGCTCTCCCCGCCCTGCCGTCGTCCGCCGGCAACAACATGCTGGTCACCCGCAACGACACCCCGGTCGGCGGCACCCCGACCGTCGCCGTCCCGCCCTCGGGGCGCGGCCGCCGACGCCGCGCGGTCTTCGGCGGGGCGCGCCGCAACCTGGTCGCCGCGGGCACGGGCGCGGTGCTGGCCGCCGTCCTGGGCACGGTCGTGACCCTGGGCGCGACGTCCAACAACGACAACAACCAGCTCGACCACGGGACGCCGGGCCAGTCGCTGGAGCCGGACGACGGCGACGGCGGCGTGCAGCAGGACCAGCCGGGAACGGGCTCGACCAACCGCCCCATCGGCGGCAACGCGGCGGCCCCGGGCGAAGCGGCCCCCCCGTCCCCCACCGGCACCGGCACCCCCTCGGGCACCCCCACCACCACGGACACCCCGTCCCCGACCACCAGCTCCACCTCGACACCCCCGGACGACGACCCGTCCACCCCCACCAAGTCGCCCACGAAGTCCCCGTCCCACCCGACGACCCCCTCGGACACCCCGAGCGAAACCCCGTCGGACACCCCCTCGGACACGCCCTCCGACCCGCCCAGCGAAACCCCGTCGTCGGACTCCACCCCACCGACGGCCAGCTCCTCCCAACCCAGCCTGAGCGCCGGCACCCCGACGAGCACCCAGACAACGCAGGGCGGCGTCATCGCCTGA